A stretch of Carya illinoinensis cultivar Pawnee chromosome 14, C.illinoinensisPawnee_v1, whole genome shotgun sequence DNA encodes these proteins:
- the LOC122293876 gene encoding uncharacterized protein LOC122293876: MNPLISAASVIADGLAVGLASIGPGVGQGTAAGQAVEGIARQPEAEGKIRALSCMLRAAVNGGFLAGFSVGGVNISHLLFDDDMLLFCEPDGDHMQYLRAVLLCFEAVSGLKVNLSNFEMVLVGGVNNIQGLANILGWKVASLPLKYLGLLLGPSFKKKSIWDRVLEKN; the protein is encoded by the exons ATGAATCCACTGATTTCTGCCGCTTCCGTTATTGCTGATGGGTTGGCCGTCGGTCTTGCTTCTATTGGACCTGGGGTTGGTCAAGGTACTGCTGCGGGCCAAGCTGTAGAAGGGATCGCGAGACAGCCCGAGGCGGAGGGAAAAATACGAG CATTGAGTTGTATGTTGAGAGCAGCTGTTAATGGAGGCTTCCTTGCTGGATTTTCTGTGGGAGGTGTTAATATATCTCACCTTCTATTTGATGATGACATGCTACTTTTTTGTGAGCCGGATGGTGATCATATGCAGTACTTGAGGGCTGTcttactttgctttgaagctgtTTCAGGCCTGAAGGTAAATCTCTCGAACTTTGAAATGGTTCTTGTCGGTGGTGTAAACAATATTCAGGGCTTGGCGAATATCTTGGGTTGGAAGGTTGCTTCACTGCCCTTGAAATACCTTGGTCTTCTACTGGGACCTTCtttcaagaaaaaatctatttgggaTAGGGTgttggaaaaaaattga